TCATTGCGATCTGACAAACGATCAATATTTTCTTGTGCCCCATTTGTCGAAATCAACTCCAGAGTAATACCCTTCTTGGCAAAAAACTCTGCATACTGTTCGCCAAGCATCTCGTTAGAGCTACCTTTGGTTCCAGTTGCCATCATGACGTGTCGCGGGGGCGGCGGATCTACATACCACCAAATACCCATGAGAATGGCCAAAAGCAAAAACAAAATTGGCCAAGTCTCTTGTAAAAATTGGGTGAAGTCTGTCCACCACTCCTGAGCACTCTCAGAAAGGCCTAGAAAGGTTTCTTGAACATTCTGTTTAAAGCTTCCCATGCACTACCTATTAGCAAAAATAGCAAAAGCTAATGATAATGTGCTTATTGAATATTTCCTGCAGAAAAACCTAAATCCATGCTCCAACTGAGAAAATCCCTCGATAGAGGCTATGCTGACCACGGCTGGCTCCAAAGTTTCCACTCCTTCTCCTTTGCCGGATATCACGACCCCCAATTTATGGGTTGGGGGAACTTAAGAGTCATCAACGATGATCGCGTTGCGCCAGGAATGGGCTTTGGCAAACATGGTCATCGCAATATGGAAATTATTAGCTATGTTCTCTCTGGTGAGTTGGCCCATCAAGATAGCATGGGTAATGTGGAAAGCATTCCACCTGGAGATGTGCAGCGCATGAGTGCTGGCTCTGGCGTGATGCATAGTGAGTTTAATCACGCTCAGGATCAAACAACCCACCTCTTGCAAATCTGGATTGAACCCAATGTTTT
Above is a genomic segment from Polynucleobacter sp. MG-5-Ahmo-C2 containing:
- a CDS encoding pirin family protein yields the protein MLQLRKSLDRGYADHGWLQSFHSFSFAGYHDPQFMGWGNLRVINDDRVAPGMGFGKHGHRNMEIISYVLSGELAHQDSMGNVESIPPGDVQRMSAGSGVMHSEFNHAQDQTTHLLQIWIEPNVLEIEPSYEQKTVPISDKEGKLCLIASPDGKDGSVKIFADAKLYAGLFNGSQSAQIELDPKRKAYVHLIKGSLTVNDQTLEGGDALLIEHESSIKINDGIDAEVLFFDLSH